The Planococcus versutus genome contains a region encoding:
- a CDS encoding sugar-transfer associated ATP-grasp domain-containing protein, whose protein sequence is MSEEKLTNAFQFERAMSRDACYMNDKLIQQHSFLNKIYPYALNTINLVTYCEDHTVSLLSASLEIGRIHKNTEFANRISEISCGLDHEGNLKSYAYDLTTLHKIYKHPQTRFVFEGSKIPHFNQLKSFAIQLHSENKTNGVISWKMALDSEGQAILLTTLMENDNLL, encoded by the coding sequence ATGAGCGAAGAAAAACTTACGAACGCATTTCAATTTGAGAGAGCGATGAGTAGAGATGCCTGTTATATGAATGATAAACTCATTCAGCAACATTCGTTTTTGAATAAGATCTATCCTTATGCTTTAAATACCATCAACTTAGTGACTTATTGTGAAGATCATACGGTTTCGTTGTTATCAGCTAGTTTAGAAATAGGCAGAATCCATAAAAATACTGAATTTGCTAATCGCATTAGTGAAATTTCCTGCGGATTAGACCATGAAGGGAATTTGAAATCATACGCTTATGATTTGACAACACTTCATAAAATTTATAAGCACCCACAAACACGCTTTGTTTTTGAAGGAAGCAAGATTCCGCATTTTAATCAATTAAAGTCATTTGCTATTCAATTGCATAGTGAAAACAAGACCAATGGTGTCATCTCGTGGAAGATGGCATTAGATTCGGAAGGACAAGCTATTTTACTGACTACTTTAATGGAAAATGATAACTTGCTTTAA
- a CDS encoding polysaccharide biosynthesis protein: MYSQAQSTRNMAEAANRFHVDIFVLISSEKAAKPVNLNEASKKLAEIIVESVSATSSTQYKIIRLSENFFRNGLSVKTALRDEKNLTHTHIIQQILHISGREALFSKDDLSQF; the protein is encoded by the coding sequence GTGTATTCACAGGCTCAAAGCACACGCAACATGGCAGAAGCTGCCAATCGCTTTCACGTCGATATTTTCGTACTAATTTCTTCTGAGAAGGCTGCAAAACCAGTAAATTTAAATGAAGCTTCTAAAAAACTAGCTGAAATAATTGTTGAAAGTGTTTCAGCAACAAGCTCAACTCAGTATAAAATAATTCGACTATCTGAGAATTTCTTTAGAAACGGTCTATCCGTAAAAACAGCTCTGCGGGATGAAAAAAACCTTACTCACACGCATATTATTCAACAAATTCTACACATCAGTGGGAGAGAAGCTTTGTTTAGTAAAGATGATTTGTCTCAATTTTAA
- a CDS encoding polysaccharide biosynthesis protein, whose amino-acid sequence MITGASEYIGTEIGRQVARFHPSCVLLLGSELESLARVENELSKQIEKHTKVVFFISNIQDKKRLFELMGCYKPSVIFHAVEINKLILRN is encoded by the coding sequence ATGATTACGGGCGCAAGTGAATATATTGGTACAGAAATTGGACGCCAAGTCGCTCGGTTTCATCCTTCATGTGTTTTATTGCTTGGAAGTGAGTTGGAGTCATTAGCTAGAGTTGAAAATGAGTTAAGCAAACAGATAGAGAAACACACTAAAGTTGTTTTTTTCATCTCCAATATTCAAGATAAAAAAAGGCTTTTTGAACTTATGGGCTGTTATAAACCTTCAGTTATTTTTCATGCAGTGGAGATCAACAAGTTGATTTTACGCAACTAG